From Oncorhynchus nerka isolate Pitt River linkage group LG1, Oner_Uvic_2.0, whole genome shotgun sequence, the proteins below share one genomic window:
- the LOC115131298 gene encoding reticulon-4 receptor-like 2, with protein sequence MDPSHWFIFIMYVITFTFKKMTACYDGCSCLTDIKYINCSGGNLTTPLRNVPHNTEYLDLSRNLLTVVQAGSFGTMWSLRVLLLKENNLSHVDDGAFSSLQGLRRLDLSCNHLSALGPGFSLGLESLTELLLDHNHLTVLESGTFHSLDSLQKLDLSSNLISTVKPRALGYLTGLRQLHLEGNHLTSLGSGLFSTLRSLEVLGLRGNLISSTEPGVFAPMSSLTLLDLALNRLSTLGYRTLLSIHTPSLHVLLEGNPWHCDCDLQRVFRKLSSIHRVFLDDYQDLRCSQPTELQGRSMGEVDDELCVGETVTVLILTVTVVITVVAAIIMAEKNKKNSVAKNWEESVGLDTYCDNYN encoded by the coding sequence ATGGATCCATCCCATTGGTTCATATTCATCATGTATGTTATCACTTTTACATTCAAGAAAATGACTGCTTGCTATGATGGGTGCAGCTGCCTCAcagatataaaatatatcaaCTGTTCGGGTGGGAATCTTACCACTCCTCTTAGGAATGTCCCCCACAACACAGAGTACCTGGACCTGTCCAGAAACCTGTTGACAGTGGTCCAAGCAGGTTCATTTGGGACCATGTGGAGCCTGAGGGTGCTCCTTTTAAAAGAGAACAACCTCAGCCATGTAGATGATGGAgctttctcctccctccagggGCTGAGGAGGCTGGACCTGAGCTGTAACCACCTTTCTGCCCTGGGGCCTGGCTTCTCCCTGGGCCTTGAATCCCTAACCGAGCTCCTGCTGGATCACAACCATCTCACCGTCCTGGAGAGTGGGACCTTCCACAGCCTGGATAGCCTCCAGAAGCTGGACCTGAGCAGCAACCTAATCTCCACAGTAAAGCCCAGAGCCCTGGGTTACCTGACTGGCCTGCGCCAGCTCCACCTGGAGGGGAACCATCTAACCTCCCTGGGTTCAGGCCTCTTCTCCACACTGCGCTCCCTGGAGGTGCTGGGCCTTCGGGGGAACTTGATCAGCTCCACTGAGCCAGGAGTCTTCGCTCCTATGTCTTCCCTAACTCTGCTGGACCTGGCCCTCAACCGTCTGAGCACCTTGGGCTACAGGACCCTGTTGAGCATCCACACCCCCAGCCTCCATGTCCTGTTGGAGGGCAACCCCTGGCACTGTGATTGCGACCTGCAGAGGGTGTTCAGGAAGTTGTCCAGCATCCACAGGGTCTTCCTGGATGACTACCAGGACCTGAGGTGCAGCCAGCCCACCGAGCTACAGGGCAGGTCCATGGGAGAAGTGGATGATGAGCTGTGTGTCGGAGAGACTGTGACAGTGCTCATTCTGACGGTCACCGTGGTGATCACCGTGGTAGCTGCCATTATCATGGCGGAGAAGAACAAGAAGAATAGCGTGGCTAAGAACTGGGAGGAGAGCGTGGGGCTGGACACCTACTGTGACAATTACAATTAA